From Coffea arabica cultivar ET-39 chromosome 10e, Coffea Arabica ET-39 HiFi, whole genome shotgun sequence, one genomic window encodes:
- the LOC113712708 gene encoding uncharacterized protein isoform X6, with translation MKQELQRSKSGSCKQKTKGTVVAEASQNKMEKQTKIDKGENIKSLSSVKSNLEKLNTKLMTKKSKEINLDSVRSKEEKSRKRKKEDEQKKPKSNSIISPTPEAKRRKEIKLEPVKNSVKTSKKKPSNGTAAQNSVKKGKTTSKSEQGKEEEETESGSHEKLKPKSPNSNAEAREKNHDSLSVRAEPSRSKDQTQNATLKTPRLSSIHQTQMEAGKQKNAKATKHEVQLPSLVEKSRDPSLRRLKIMRALGLIPPAASPFMRTGAGV, from the exons ATGAAGCAG GAACTCCAGCGCTCCAAATCAGGTTCATGTAAGCAAAAAACAAAAG GAACAGTTGTGGCTGAGGCATCtcaaaataaaatggaaaagcAAACTAAAATTGACAAAGGCGAGAATATCAAATCCCTTTCATCT GTAAAATCAAATTTGGAAAAGCTAAATACCAAGTTAATGACAAAAAAGTCGAAGGAAATAAATTTGGATTCAGTCAGGAGCAAAGAAGAGAAAAgccggaaaaggaaaaaagaagatgaGCAGAAGAAACCCAAGTCAAATAGCATAATTTCT CCAACTCCAGAAGCAAAGCGCAGAAAAGAGATCAAATTGGAGCCAGTGAAGAACTCT GTAAAAACCTCAAAAAAGAAGCCTTCAAATGGTACTGCTGCACAGAATTCAGTTAAAAAGGGCAAGACGACTTCAAAGTCTGAGCAAggaaaggaggaggaggaaacgGAAAGTGGTAGTCATGAAAAACTTAAACCAAAGAGCCCAAATTCT AATGCAGAGGCCAGGGAAAAAAATCATGATTCACTTTCAGTGAGAGCCGAACCATCAAGAAGTAAAGATCAGACACAGAATGCAACCCTAAAGACACCCAGGCTGAGTTCT ATTCATCAAACACAGATGGAAGCGGGGAAGCAGAAGAATGCAAAAGCAACTAAACATGAAGTT CAGTTGCCATCCTTGGTAGAAAAATCTAGAGATCCGAGTTTACGCAGACTGAAAATAATGCGAGCTCTTGGTTTGATCCCTCCTGCTGCATCTCCATTCATGAGAACTGGTGCAGGGGTCTGA
- the LOC113712708 gene encoding uncharacterized protein isoform X4, with the protein MKQELQRSKSGSCKQKTKGTVVAEASQNKMEKQTKIDKGENIKSLSSVKSNLEKLNTKLMTKKSKEINLDSVRSKEEKSRKRKKEDEQKKPKSNSIISPTPEAKRRKEIKLEPVKNSGNISLVQLLSKSKSAESRKPKPNIKPKKPKATSVSVKTSKKKPSNGTAAQNSVKKGKTTSKSEQGKEEEETESGSHEKLKPKSPNSNAEAREKNHDSLSVRAEPSRSKDQTQNATLKTPRLSSMEAGKQKNAKATKHEVLPSLVEKSRDPSLRRLKIMRALGLIPPAASPFMRTGAGV; encoded by the exons ATGAAGCAG GAACTCCAGCGCTCCAAATCAGGTTCATGTAAGCAAAAAACAAAAG GAACAGTTGTGGCTGAGGCATCtcaaaataaaatggaaaagcAAACTAAAATTGACAAAGGCGAGAATATCAAATCCCTTTCATCT GTAAAATCAAATTTGGAAAAGCTAAATACCAAGTTAATGACAAAAAAGTCGAAGGAAATAAATTTGGATTCAGTCAGGAGCAAAGAAGAGAAAAgccggaaaaggaaaaaagaagatgaGCAGAAGAAACCCAAGTCAAATAGCATAATTTCT CCAACTCCAGAAGCAAAGCGCAGAAAAGAGATCAAATTGGAGCCAGTGAAGAACTCT GGGAATATCTCCCTAGTACAATTACTATCAAAAAGTAAGAGTGCAGAAAGCAGAAAACCAAAGCCTAATATAAAGCCCAAGAAACCAAAAGCCACTTCAGTATCT GTAAAAACCTCAAAAAAGAAGCCTTCAAATGGTACTGCTGCACAGAATTCAGTTAAAAAGGGCAAGACGACTTCAAAGTCTGAGCAAggaaaggaggaggaggaaacgGAAAGTGGTAGTCATGAAAAACTTAAACCAAAGAGCCCAAATTCT AATGCAGAGGCCAGGGAAAAAAATCATGATTCACTTTCAGTGAGAGCCGAACCATCAAGAAGTAAAGATCAGACACAGAATGCAACCCTAAAGACACCCAGGCTGAGTTCT ATGGAAGCGGGGAAGCAGAAGAATGCAAAAGCAACTAAACATGAAGTT TTGCCATCCTTGGTAGAAAAATCTAGAGATCCGAGTTTACGCAGACTGAAAATAATGCGAGCTCTTGGTTTGATCCCTCCTGCTGCATCTCCATTCATGAGAACTGGTGCAGGGGTCTGA
- the LOC113712708 gene encoding uncharacterized protein isoform X1 produces MKQELQRSKSGSCKQKTKGTVVAEASQNKMEKQTKIDKGENIKSLSSVKSNLEKLNTKLMTKKSKEINLDSVRSKEEKSRKRKKEDEQKKPKSNSIISPTPEAKRRKEIKLEPVKNSGNISLVQLLSKSKSAESRKPKPNIKPKKPKATSVSVKTSKKKPSNGTAAQNSVKKGKTTSKSEQGKEEEETESGSHEKLKPKSPNSNAEAREKNHDSLSVRAEPSRSKDQTQNATLKTPRLSSIHQTQMEAGKQKNAKATKHEVQLPSLVEKSRDPSLRRLKIMRALGLIPPAASPFMRTGAGV; encoded by the exons ATGAAGCAG GAACTCCAGCGCTCCAAATCAGGTTCATGTAAGCAAAAAACAAAAG GAACAGTTGTGGCTGAGGCATCtcaaaataaaatggaaaagcAAACTAAAATTGACAAAGGCGAGAATATCAAATCCCTTTCATCT GTAAAATCAAATTTGGAAAAGCTAAATACCAAGTTAATGACAAAAAAGTCGAAGGAAATAAATTTGGATTCAGTCAGGAGCAAAGAAGAGAAAAgccggaaaaggaaaaaagaagatgaGCAGAAGAAACCCAAGTCAAATAGCATAATTTCT CCAACTCCAGAAGCAAAGCGCAGAAAAGAGATCAAATTGGAGCCAGTGAAGAACTCT GGGAATATCTCCCTAGTACAATTACTATCAAAAAGTAAGAGTGCAGAAAGCAGAAAACCAAAGCCTAATATAAAGCCCAAGAAACCAAAAGCCACTTCAGTATCT GTAAAAACCTCAAAAAAGAAGCCTTCAAATGGTACTGCTGCACAGAATTCAGTTAAAAAGGGCAAGACGACTTCAAAGTCTGAGCAAggaaaggaggaggaggaaacgGAAAGTGGTAGTCATGAAAAACTTAAACCAAAGAGCCCAAATTCT AATGCAGAGGCCAGGGAAAAAAATCATGATTCACTTTCAGTGAGAGCCGAACCATCAAGAAGTAAAGATCAGACACAGAATGCAACCCTAAAGACACCCAGGCTGAGTTCT ATTCATCAAACACAGATGGAAGCGGGGAAGCAGAAGAATGCAAAAGCAACTAAACATGAAGTT CAGTTGCCATCCTTGGTAGAAAAATCTAGAGATCCGAGTTTACGCAGACTGAAAATAATGCGAGCTCTTGGTTTGATCCCTCCTGCTGCATCTCCATTCATGAGAACTGGTGCAGGGGTCTGA
- the LOC113712708 gene encoding uncharacterized protein isoform X3 — MKQELQRSKSGSCKQKTKGTVVAEASQNKMEKQTKIDKGENIKSLSSVKSNLEKLNTKLMTKKSKEINLDSVRSKEEKSRKRKKEDEQKKPKSNSIISPTPEAKRRKEIKLEPVKNSGNISLVQLLSKSKSAESRKPKPNIKPKKPKATSVSVKTSKKKPSNGTAAQNSVKKGKTTSKSEQGKEEEETESGSHEKLKPKSPNSNAEAREKNHDSLSVRAEPSRSKDQTQNATLKTPRLSSMEAGKQKNAKATKHEVQLPSLVEKSRDPSLRRLKIMRALGLIPPAASPFMRTGAGV; from the exons ATGAAGCAG GAACTCCAGCGCTCCAAATCAGGTTCATGTAAGCAAAAAACAAAAG GAACAGTTGTGGCTGAGGCATCtcaaaataaaatggaaaagcAAACTAAAATTGACAAAGGCGAGAATATCAAATCCCTTTCATCT GTAAAATCAAATTTGGAAAAGCTAAATACCAAGTTAATGACAAAAAAGTCGAAGGAAATAAATTTGGATTCAGTCAGGAGCAAAGAAGAGAAAAgccggaaaaggaaaaaagaagatgaGCAGAAGAAACCCAAGTCAAATAGCATAATTTCT CCAACTCCAGAAGCAAAGCGCAGAAAAGAGATCAAATTGGAGCCAGTGAAGAACTCT GGGAATATCTCCCTAGTACAATTACTATCAAAAAGTAAGAGTGCAGAAAGCAGAAAACCAAAGCCTAATATAAAGCCCAAGAAACCAAAAGCCACTTCAGTATCT GTAAAAACCTCAAAAAAGAAGCCTTCAAATGGTACTGCTGCACAGAATTCAGTTAAAAAGGGCAAGACGACTTCAAAGTCTGAGCAAggaaaggaggaggaggaaacgGAAAGTGGTAGTCATGAAAAACTTAAACCAAAGAGCCCAAATTCT AATGCAGAGGCCAGGGAAAAAAATCATGATTCACTTTCAGTGAGAGCCGAACCATCAAGAAGTAAAGATCAGACACAGAATGCAACCCTAAAGACACCCAGGCTGAGTTCT ATGGAAGCGGGGAAGCAGAAGAATGCAAAAGCAACTAAACATGAAGTT CAGTTGCCATCCTTGGTAGAAAAATCTAGAGATCCGAGTTTACGCAGACTGAAAATAATGCGAGCTCTTGGTTTGATCCCTCCTGCTGCATCTCCATTCATGAGAACTGGTGCAGGGGTCTGA
- the LOC113712708 gene encoding uncharacterized protein isoform X5, producing the protein MEKQTKIDKGENIKSLSSVKSNLEKLNTKLMTKKSKEINLDSVRSKEEKSRKRKKEDEQKKPKSNSIISPTPEAKRRKEIKLEPVKNSGNISLVQLLSKSKSAESRKPKPNIKPKKPKATSVSVKTSKKKPSNGTAAQNSVKKGKTTSKSEQGKEEEETESGSHEKLKPKSPNSNAEAREKNHDSLSVRAEPSRSKDQTQNATLKTPRLSSIHQTQMEAGKQKNAKATKHEVQLPSLVEKSRDPSLRRLKIMRALGLIPPAASPFMRTGAGV; encoded by the exons atggaaaagcAAACTAAAATTGACAAAGGCGAGAATATCAAATCCCTTTCATCT GTAAAATCAAATTTGGAAAAGCTAAATACCAAGTTAATGACAAAAAAGTCGAAGGAAATAAATTTGGATTCAGTCAGGAGCAAAGAAGAGAAAAgccggaaaaggaaaaaagaagatgaGCAGAAGAAACCCAAGTCAAATAGCATAATTTCT CCAACTCCAGAAGCAAAGCGCAGAAAAGAGATCAAATTGGAGCCAGTGAAGAACTCT GGGAATATCTCCCTAGTACAATTACTATCAAAAAGTAAGAGTGCAGAAAGCAGAAAACCAAAGCCTAATATAAAGCCCAAGAAACCAAAAGCCACTTCAGTATCT GTAAAAACCTCAAAAAAGAAGCCTTCAAATGGTACTGCTGCACAGAATTCAGTTAAAAAGGGCAAGACGACTTCAAAGTCTGAGCAAggaaaggaggaggaggaaacgGAAAGTGGTAGTCATGAAAAACTTAAACCAAAGAGCCCAAATTCT AATGCAGAGGCCAGGGAAAAAAATCATGATTCACTTTCAGTGAGAGCCGAACCATCAAGAAGTAAAGATCAGACACAGAATGCAACCCTAAAGACACCCAGGCTGAGTTCT ATTCATCAAACACAGATGGAAGCGGGGAAGCAGAAGAATGCAAAAGCAACTAAACATGAAGTT CAGTTGCCATCCTTGGTAGAAAAATCTAGAGATCCGAGTTTACGCAGACTGAAAATAATGCGAGCTCTTGGTTTGATCCCTCCTGCTGCATCTCCATTCATGAGAACTGGTGCAGGGGTCTGA
- the LOC113712708 gene encoding uncharacterized protein isoform X7 produces MKQELQRSKSGSCKQKTKGTVVAEASQNKMEKQTKIDKGENIKSLSSVKSNLEKLNTKLMTKKSKEINLDSVRSKEEKSRKRKKEDEQKKPKSNSIISPTPEAKRRKEIKLEPVKNSGNISLVQLLSKSKSAESRKPKPNIKPKKPKATSVSVKTSKKKPSNGTAAQNSVKKGKTTSKSEQGKEEEETESGSHEKLKPKSPNSNAEAREKNHDSLSVRAEPSRSKDQTQNATLKTPRLSSIHQTQMEAGKQKNAKATKHEVADS; encoded by the exons ATGAAGCAG GAACTCCAGCGCTCCAAATCAGGTTCATGTAAGCAAAAAACAAAAG GAACAGTTGTGGCTGAGGCATCtcaaaataaaatggaaaagcAAACTAAAATTGACAAAGGCGAGAATATCAAATCCCTTTCATCT GTAAAATCAAATTTGGAAAAGCTAAATACCAAGTTAATGACAAAAAAGTCGAAGGAAATAAATTTGGATTCAGTCAGGAGCAAAGAAGAGAAAAgccggaaaaggaaaaaagaagatgaGCAGAAGAAACCCAAGTCAAATAGCATAATTTCT CCAACTCCAGAAGCAAAGCGCAGAAAAGAGATCAAATTGGAGCCAGTGAAGAACTCT GGGAATATCTCCCTAGTACAATTACTATCAAAAAGTAAGAGTGCAGAAAGCAGAAAACCAAAGCCTAATATAAAGCCCAAGAAACCAAAAGCCACTTCAGTATCT GTAAAAACCTCAAAAAAGAAGCCTTCAAATGGTACTGCTGCACAGAATTCAGTTAAAAAGGGCAAGACGACTTCAAAGTCTGAGCAAggaaaggaggaggaggaaacgGAAAGTGGTAGTCATGAAAAACTTAAACCAAAGAGCCCAAATTCT AATGCAGAGGCCAGGGAAAAAAATCATGATTCACTTTCAGTGAGAGCCGAACCATCAAGAAGTAAAGATCAGACACAGAATGCAACCCTAAAGACACCCAGGCTGAGTTCT ATTCATCAAACACAGATGGAAGCGGGGAAGCAGAAGAATGCAAAAGCAACTAAACATGAAGTT GCTGACTCGTAA
- the LOC113712708 gene encoding uncharacterized protein isoform X2: MKQELQRSKSGSCKQKTKGTVVAEASQNKMEKQTKIDKGENIKSLSSVKSNLEKLNTKLMTKKSKEINLDSVRSKEEKSRKRKKEDEQKKPKSNSIISPTPEAKRRKEIKLEPVKNSGNISLVQLLSKSKSAESRKPKPNIKPKKPKATSVSVKTSKKKPSNGTAAQNSVKKGKTTSKSEQGKEEEETESGSHEKLKPKSPNSNAEAREKNHDSLSVRAEPSRSKDQTQNATLKTPRLSSIHQTQMEAGKQKNAKATKHEVLPSLVEKSRDPSLRRLKIMRALGLIPPAASPFMRTGAGV; encoded by the exons ATGAAGCAG GAACTCCAGCGCTCCAAATCAGGTTCATGTAAGCAAAAAACAAAAG GAACAGTTGTGGCTGAGGCATCtcaaaataaaatggaaaagcAAACTAAAATTGACAAAGGCGAGAATATCAAATCCCTTTCATCT GTAAAATCAAATTTGGAAAAGCTAAATACCAAGTTAATGACAAAAAAGTCGAAGGAAATAAATTTGGATTCAGTCAGGAGCAAAGAAGAGAAAAgccggaaaaggaaaaaagaagatgaGCAGAAGAAACCCAAGTCAAATAGCATAATTTCT CCAACTCCAGAAGCAAAGCGCAGAAAAGAGATCAAATTGGAGCCAGTGAAGAACTCT GGGAATATCTCCCTAGTACAATTACTATCAAAAAGTAAGAGTGCAGAAAGCAGAAAACCAAAGCCTAATATAAAGCCCAAGAAACCAAAAGCCACTTCAGTATCT GTAAAAACCTCAAAAAAGAAGCCTTCAAATGGTACTGCTGCACAGAATTCAGTTAAAAAGGGCAAGACGACTTCAAAGTCTGAGCAAggaaaggaggaggaggaaacgGAAAGTGGTAGTCATGAAAAACTTAAACCAAAGAGCCCAAATTCT AATGCAGAGGCCAGGGAAAAAAATCATGATTCACTTTCAGTGAGAGCCGAACCATCAAGAAGTAAAGATCAGACACAGAATGCAACCCTAAAGACACCCAGGCTGAGTTCT ATTCATCAAACACAGATGGAAGCGGGGAAGCAGAAGAATGCAAAAGCAACTAAACATGAAGTT TTGCCATCCTTGGTAGAAAAATCTAGAGATCCGAGTTTACGCAGACTGAAAATAATGCGAGCTCTTGGTTTGATCCCTCCTGCTGCATCTCCATTCATGAGAACTGGTGCAGGGGTCTGA